From one Cynocephalus volans isolate mCynVol1 chromosome X, mCynVol1.pri, whole genome shotgun sequence genomic stretch:
- the CACNA1F gene encoding voltage-dependent L-type calcium channel subunit alpha-1F isoform X2, whose amino-acid sequence MSESEGGKDTTPEPSPANGAAPGPEWGLCPGPPAMGGEINGASGLGTPRRRTQHSKHKMVTVASAQRSPRALFCLTLANPLRRSCISIVEWKPFDILILLTIFANCVALGVYIPFPEDDSNTANHNLEQVEYVFLVIFTVETVLKIVAYGLVLHPSAYIRNGWNLLDFIIVVVGLFSVLLEQGPGRPGDSPHTGGKPGGFDVKALRAFRVLRPLRLVSGVPSLHIVLNSIMKALVPLLHIALLVLFVIIIYAIIGLELFLGRMHKTCYFLGSDVEAEEDPSPCASSGSGRACTLNQTECRGRWPGPNGGITNFDNFFFAMLTVFQCVTMEGWTDVLYWMQDAMGYELPWVYFVSLVIFGSFFVLNLVLGVLSGEFSKEREKAKARGDFQKLREKQQMEEDLRGYLDWITQAEELDLEDPSADSNFGPQLAELTNRRRGHLRWFSHSTRSTHSTSSHASLPASDTGSMAETPGDEDEEEGALASCTRCLNKIMKMRVCRRLRRANRGLRARCRRAVKSNVCYWAVLLLVFLNTLTIASEHHGQPMWLTQIQEYANKVLLCLFTVEMLLKLYGLGPSAYVSSFFNRFDCFVVCGGILETTLVEVGVMQPLGISVLRCVRLLRIFKVTRHWASLSNLVASLLNSMKSIASLLLLLFLFIIIFSLLGMQLFGGKFNFDQTHTKRSTFDTFPQALLTVFQILTGEDWNVVMYDGIMAYGGPFFPGMLVCIYFIILFICGNYILLNVFLAIAVDNLASGDAGTAKDKGREKSSEGTPAQENGVLVPGGENEEEEGARSEAAGMEEEEEEDEEEEGGAGHVELLQEVVPKEKVMPIPEGSAFFCLSQTNPLRKACHTLIHHHVFTNLILVFIILSSVSLAAEDPIRAHSFRNHILGYFDYAFTSIFTVEILLKMTVFGAFLHRGSFCRSWFNLLDLLVVSVSLISFGIHSSAISVVKILRVLRVLRPLRAINRAKGLKHVVQCVFVAIRTIGNIMIVTTLLQFMFACIGVQLFKGKFYSCTDEAKHTPQECKGSFLVYPDGDVSRPLVRERLWVNSDFNFDNVLSAMMALFTVSTFEGWPALLYKAIDAHAEDKGPIYNYHVEISVFFIVYIIIIAFFMMNIFVGFVIITFRAQGEQEYQNCELDKNQRQCVEYALKAQPLRRYIPKNPHQHRVWATVNSAAFEYLMFLLILLNTVALAMQHYEQTAPFNYAMDILNMVFTGLFTIEMVLKIIAFKPKHYFVDAWNTFDALIVVGSVVDIAVTEVNNGGHLGESSEDSSRISITFFRLFRVMRLVKLLSKGEGIRTLLWTFIKSFQALPYVALLIAMIFFIYAVIGMQMFGKVALQDGTQINRNNNFQTFPQAVLLLFRCATGEAWQEIMLASLPGNRCDPESDFGPGEEFTCGSNFAIAYFISFFMLCAFLIINLFVAVIMDNFDYLTRDWSILGPHHLDEFKRIWSEYDPGAKGRIKHLDVVTLLRRIQPPLGFGKLCPHRVACKRLVAMNMPLNSDGTVTFNATLFALVRTSLKIKTEGNLEQANQELRIVIKKIWKRMKQKLLDEVIPPPDEEEVTVGKFYATFLIQDYFRKFRRRKEKGLLGTEAPPSTSSALQAGLRSLQDLGPEIRQALTCDTEEEEEEGQEGEEEDEKDPETNKALMGSQPPSRRSSRISVSLPVGDRLPDSLSLGPSDDDGGAPNSRQPSVPQAGSHTHRRNSGVLIFTIPEEGSPQPKEAKEQDKQDEEEVPNRLSYLDEQSETPPRPILLPPHRPQRYRDGQHAPRRRLLPPTPAGRKPSFTIQCLQRQGSCEDLPIPGTYHRGRNSGPSRAQGSWATPPQRGRLLYAPLLLVEEGAAGEGYLSKSSGPLRTFTCLHVPGTHSDPSHGKRGSADSLVEAVLISEGLGLFARDPRFVALAKQEIADACRLTLDEMDSAASDLLAQGTSPLYSDEESILSRFDEEDLGDEMACIHAL is encoded by the exons ATGTCGGAATCTGAAGGCGGGAAAG ACACCACCCCAGAGCCCAGTCCAGCCAATGGGGCAGCCCCTGGTCCTGAATGGGGACTGtgccctgggcccccagccaTGGGGGGTGAAATCAATGGGGCATCAGGCCTAGGAACCCCTAGGCGAAGGACCCAGCACAGCAAGCACAAGATGGTGACAGTGGCCAGTGCCCAGAGGTCACCCCGGGCGCTCTTCTGCCTCACCCTGGCCAATCCCCTGAGGAGGTCCTGCATCAGCATCGTGGAGTGGAA GCCCTTTGACATCCTCATCCTGCTTACCATCTTTGCCAACTGCGTGGCCCTGGGGGTCTACATCCCCTTCCCTGAGGATGACTCCAACACTGCCAACCACAACCTG GAGCAGGTGGAGTATGTATTCCTGGTGATTTTCACTGTGGAGACCGTGCTGAAGATCGTGGCTTACGGGCTGGTGCTCCACCCCAGCGCTTACATCCGCAATGGCTGGAACCTACTTGACTTCATCATTGTTGTGGTCGG GCTGTTCAGCGTGCTGCTGGAGCAGGGCCCCGGACGACCCGGCGACTCCCCGCATACGGGGGGGAAGCCGGGGGGCTTCGATGTGAAGGCGTTGCGGGCGTTTCGGGTGCTGCGGCCACTGAGGCTGGTGTCTGGGGTCCCGA GCCTGCACATAGTGCTCAATTCCATCATGAAGGCGCTGGTGCCGCTGCTGCACATCGCGCTGCTTGTGCTCTTCGTCATCATCATTTACGCCATCATCGGACTCGAGCTGTTCCTAGGACGCATGCACAAGACGTGCTACTTTCTGGGATCTG ATGTGGAGGCGGAGGAGGACCCATCGCCCTGTGCGTCTTCAGGCTCCGGGCGAGCGTGCACGCTGAACCAGACCGAGTGCCGCGGCCGCTGGCCAGGGCCCAACGGTGGCATCACCAACTTCGACAACTTCTTCTTCGCAATGCTGACAGTCTTCCAGTGTGTCACCATGGAAGGCTGGACCGACGTGCTCTACTGG ATGCAGGATGCTATGGGGTATGAGCTCCCCTGGGTGTACTTCGTGAGCCTCGTCATCTTTGGGTCCTTCTTCGTCCTCAACCTTGTGCTTGGCGTCCTTAGTGG GGAGTTCtccaaggaaagagagaaagcaaaagcacgAGGGGACTTCCAGAAGCTGCGGGAGAAGCAGCAGATGGAGGAGGATCTCCGGGGCTACCTGGACTGGATCACACAGGCTGAGGAGCTGGACCTTGAGGACCCCTCAGCAGACAGCAACTTTG GGCCACAGCTGGCCGAGCTGACCAATAGGAGGCGGGGACATCTGCGCTGGTTCAGTCACTCCACTCGCTCCACACATTCCACCAGCAGCCATG CCAGCCTCCCAGCCAGTGACACCGGTTCGATGGCAGAGACCCCAGGCGATGAGGACGAGGAGGAAGGGGCTCTGGCCAGCTGTACACGCTGCCT AAACAAGATCATGAAAATGAGGGTCTG CCGCCGCCTCCGCCGAGCCAACCGGGGCCTTCGGGCACGGTGCCGTCGGGCTGTGAAGTCCAATGTCTGCTACTGGGCCGTGCTCCTGCTCGTCTTCCTCAACACGCTGACCATCGCCTCAGAACACCACGGGCAGCCCATGTGGCTCACCCAGATCCAGG AGTACGCCAACAAAGTATTGCTCTGTCTATTCACGGTGGAGATGCTTCTCAAGTTGTATGGTCTGGGCCCCTCTGCCTATGTCTCTTCCTTCTTCAACCGCTTTGACTGCTTCGTAGTCTGTGGGGGCATCCTAGAGACCACCTTGGTGGAAGTGGGTGTCATGCAGCCCCTTGGCATCTCGGTGCTGCGATGTGTGCGCCTCCTCAGGATCTTTAAGGTCACCAG ACACTGGGCGTCTCTGAGCAATCTGGTGGCATCCCTGCTCAATTCAATGAAGTCTATCGCATCGTTGctgcttctcctcttcctctttatcATCATCTTCTCCTTGCTCGGCATGCAGCTGTTTGGGGGCAAGTTCAACTTTGACCAGACCCACACCAAGCGAAGCACCTTTGACACCTTCCCCCAGGCCCTCCTCACTGTCTTTCAG ATCCTGACTGGTGAAGACTGGAACGTGGTCATGTATGATGGTATAATGGCCTATGGTGGCCCCTTCTTCCCAGGGATGCTGGTGTGCATTTATTTCATCATCCTCTTCATCTGCGGCAACT ACATCCTATTGAATGTGTTTCTTGCCATTGCTGTGGACAACCTGGCCAGTGGAGATGCAGGCACTGCCAAGGACAAGGGCAG GGAGAAGAGCAGTGAGGGGACCCCCGCACAAGAGAATGGAGTGTTG GTGCCTGGTGGGGAGaatgaggaagaggagggtgCAAGGAGTGAAGCAGCAG gaatggaggaggaggaggaggaagatgaagaggaggaaggaggtgcaGGGCATGTGGAACTCCTGCAGGAAGTAGTACCCAAGGAGAAGGTGATGCCCATCCCTGAGGGCAGCGCCTTCTTCTGCCTCAGTCAAACCAACCC GCTGAGGAAGGCCTGCCACACCCTCATCCACCATCACGTCTTCACCAATCTTATCCTGGTGTTCATCATCCTCAGCAGTGTGTCCCTGGCCGCTGAGGACCCCATCCGAGCCCACTCCTTCCGCAACCAC ATCCTGGGGTACTTCGATTATGCCTTCACCTCCATTTTCACTGTGGAGATTCTACTAAAG ATGACGGTGTTTGGGGCCTTCCTGCACCGTGGCTCCTTCTGCCGTAGCTGGTTCAATCTGTTGGATCTGCTGGTGGTCAGCGTGTCCCTCATCTCCTTCGGCATCCA ctccagcGCCATCTCCGTGGTGAAGATTCTACGAGTACTTCGAGTACTGAGGCCCCTCCGAGCCATCAACAGGGCCAAGGGACTCAAG CATGTGGTGCAGTGCGTGTTCGTGGCCATCCGGACCATCGGGAACATCATGATTGTCACCACACTCCTGCAATTCATGTTCGCTTGCATCGGCGTACAGCTATTCAAG GGGAAGTTCTACAGTTGCACTGACGAGGCCAAACACACCCCCCAAGAATGCAA GGGCTCCTTCCTGGTCTACCCTGATGGAGATGTGTCACGGCCCCTGGTCCGGGAGCGGCTCTGGGTCAACAGTGATTTCAACTTTGACAATGTCCTTTCAGCCATGATGGCCCTGTTCACTGTCTCCACCTTCGAAGGCTGGCCTGC GCTGCTATACAAGGCCATTGATGCACATGCAGAGGACAAAGGCCCCATCTATAATTACCATGTGGAGATCTCAGTGTTCTTCATTGTCTACATCATCATCATTGCATTCTTCATGATGAACATCTTTGTGGGCTTCGTGATCATCACCTTCCGTGCCCAGGGCGAGCAGGAGTACCAAAACTGTGAGCTGGACAAGAACCAG CGCCAGTGTGTGGAGTACGCCCTCAAGGCCCAGCCACTCCGCCGTTACATCCCCAAGAACCCGCATCAGCATCGCGTGTGGGCCACTGTGAACTCTGCTGCCTTCGAGTACCTCATGTTCCTGCTCATCCTGCTCAACACGGTTGCCCTAGCCATGCAG CACTATGAGCAGACTGCTCCCTTCAACTATGCCATGGACATCCTCAACATGGTCTTTACTGGCCTCTTCACCATTGAGATGGTGCTCAAAATCATCGCCTTCAAACCCAAG CATTACTTTGTCGATGCCTGGAACACGTTTGATGCCCTTATCGTGGTGGGCAGCGTAGTGGACATTGCCGTCACTGAAGTCAAT AATGGTGGCCACCTGGGCGAG AGCTCTGAGGACAGCTCCCGCATTTCTATCACCTTCTTCCGCCTCTTCCGAGTCATGCGACTGGTGAAGCTTCTCAGTAAGGGTGAAGGGATCCGCACATTGCTCTGGACATTCATCAAGTCCTTCCAG GCCTTGCCCTATGTGGCTCTTCTCATCGCAATGATATTCTTCATCTACGCAGTCATTGGCATGCAG ATGTTTGGCAAGGTGGCTCTTCAGGATGGCACACAGATCAACCGAAACAACAACTTCCAGACCTTTCCACAGGCCGTGCTGCTTCTGTTCAG GTGTGCCACCGGTGAGGCATGGCAGGAGATAATGCTTGCCAGCCTTCCTGGGAATCGGTGTGACCCTGAGTCTGACTTCGGCCCTGGCGAGGAGTTTACCTGTGGCAGCAATTTTGCCATCGCCTATTTTATCAGCTTCTTCATGCTTTGTGCCTTCCTG ATCATAAATCTCTTTGTGGCTGTGATCATGGACAACTTTGATTATCTAACCAGAGACTGGTCCATCCTGGGTCCCCATCACCTCGATGAATTCAAGAGGATCTGGTCTGAATATGACCCTGGGGCCAA GGGCCGCATCAAGCACCTGGATGTGGTAACCCTGCTCAGACGCATCCAGCCTCCTCTGGGATTTGGGAAGCTGTGCCCACACCGAGTAGCCTGCAAG AGACTTGTGGCGATGAACATGCCCCTCAACTCAGATGGGACGGTGACATTCAATGCCACACTTTTTGCCTTGGTCCGGACATCCCTGAAGATCAAGAcagaag GGAACCTGGAGCAAGCCAACCAGGAGCTGCGGATTGTCATCAAAAAGATCTGGAAGCGGATGAAGCAGAAGCTGCTAGATGAGGTCATCCCCCCTCCGGATG AGGAGGAGGTCACTGTGGGCAAATTCTACGCCACATTTCTGATCCAGGACTATTTCCGCAAATTCCGGCgaaggaaagaaaaggggctACTAGGAACTGAGGCACCACCAAGCACCTCCTCTGCCCTTCAG GCTGGTCTGAGGAGCCTACAGGACTTGGGTCCTGAGATTCGGCAGGCCCTTACCTGTgacacagaggaggaggaggaagaggggcaggaaggagaagaggaagatgaGAAGGACCCAGAAACAAACAAA GCCCTGATGGGCTCCCAGCCCCCGTCTCGCCGGAGCTCCAGGAtttctgtgtctcttcctgtTGGAGACAGGCTCCCAGATTCACTCTCCCTTGGGCCCAGTGATGATGATGGGGGGGCTCCCAACTCCAGACAACCCAGTGTGCCCCAGGCTGGATCCCATACCCACAG GAGAAACTCTGGGGTTCTCATTTTCACCATCCCAGAAGAAGGAAGTCCTCAGCCCAAGGAAGCCAAAGAGCAAGACAAGCAGGATGAGGAAGAAGTCCCCAACCG GCTCTCCTACCTGGATGAGCAGTCAGAGACACCCCCGCGCCCGATCCTTTTGCCACCTCACAGACCCCAGAGATACAGAGATGGGCAGCATGCACCACGCCGCCGTCTGCTGCCCCCCACACCTGCAG GTCGGAAGCCCTCCTTTACCATCCAGTGTCTGCAGCGCCAGGGCAGTTGTGAAGATTTACCCATCCCAGGCACCTATCACCGTGGGCGAAACTCAGGGCCCAGCAGGGCTCag GGTTCCTGGGCAACCCCTCCTCAGCGGGGTCGGCTCCTCTACGCCCCACTGCTGTTGGTGGAGGAGGGTGCAGCAGGGGAGGGATACCTCAGCAAATCTAGCGGTCCACTGCGCACCTTCACCTGTCTGCACGTGCCTGGAACCCACTCGGACCCCAGCCATGGCAAGAGGGGCAGTGCCGACAGCTTAGTGGAGGCT GTGCTCATCTCTGAGGGCTTGGGCCTCTTTGCCCGAGACCCGCGCTTTGTGGCCCTGGCCAAGCAGGAGATTGCGGATGCTTGTCGCCTGACGCTGGATGAGATGGACAGTGCTGCCAGTGACCTGCTGGCACAGGGGACCAGCCCACTCTATAGTGATGAGGAATCCATCCTCTCCCGCTTCGATGAGGAGGACCTGGGAGACGAGATGGCCTGCATCCATGCCCTTTGA